A genomic stretch from Ictalurus punctatus breed USDA103 chromosome 2, Coco_2.0, whole genome shotgun sequence includes:
- the dusp10 gene encoding dual specificity protein phosphatase 10 isoform X2 has protein sequence MPPSSLDDRFVVPLQFYLDTTYLEATVGAIVVEIQVTNLTYMPSSSSSTRSLTCGCNSASCCMVSTYEKDSQTQTLTQTLSQVSTSSPDLNSGVNYAAHGGFSRPMVGQSETVSAPSLISSTPRGGVRIIHPSELAQKMTYCPTGHPVGPLPIIIDCRPFLDYSKSHIRGAVHINCSDKISRRRLQQGKITVLDLISSHQSKDSFRGIFSKEIIIYDERTLDPTRLSSSQPLHVVLESLRRDGRDPIVLRGGFSSFRHGYEDLCESSLQLQEGHDAGAAVALSGALPHLLPSSPDIENAELTTILPFLYLGNERDAQDLDQMQRLNIGYILNVTTHLPLYLYDLGICKYKRLPATDSNKQNLRQYFEEAFEFIEMGLKDHNSRWNELCRMHQGPHWCHHCNPEHRGGFVLEQCVIKPLKQN, from the exons ATGCCTCCATCTTCCCTCGATGACAGATTTGTGGTCCCGCTCCAATTTTATCTGGACACAACCTACCTGGAAGCCACCGTGGGCGCCATTGTGGTGGAGATCCAGGTGACCAACCTCACTTATATGCCCTCATCCAGCAGTTCCACTCGTTCCCTGACGTGTGGATGCAACAGTGCCAGCTGTTGCATGGTGAGCACTTACGAGAAAGACAGCCAGACACAGACCCTGACCCAAACACTGAGCCAGGTCAGTACAAGTAGCCCCGACTTGAATTCCGGCGTCAACTATGCTGCGCACGGAGGTTTCTCCAGGCCAATGGTGGGCCAGAGTGAAACCGTCAGTGCACCCAGTCTCATATCCAGCACACCCAGAGGTGGTGTGCGCATCATCCACCCAAGTGAGCTGGCTCAGAAGATGACATATTGCCCCACAGGTCATCCAGTGGGGCCTCTGCCAATAATAATAGACTGTAGGCCTTTTTTGGACTACAGCAAGAGCCATATCCGAGGCGCTGTGCATATTAACTGCTCAGACAAGATCAGCCGCCGGCGCCTGCAGCAGGGCAAGATCACTGTGCTGGATCTCATTTCCTCCCACCAGAGCAAAGACTCCTTTAGAGGCATTTTTTCAAAAGAGATAATCATTTATGATGAGAGGACACTGGACCCAACTCGACTGTCATCATCTCAACCTTTGCATGTAGTTCTGGAGTCTCTACGTAGGGATGGGAGGGACCCAATTGTTCTCAGAG GTGGCTTCTCCAGTTTCAGACATGGCTATGAGGACTTATGTGAGAGCTCCCTACAACTTCAAGAGGGTCATGATGCTGGTGCAGCTGTTGCCCTGTCTGGGGCACTACCTCACTTGCTGCCCTCCAGCCCTGATATTGAGAATGCTGAGCTGACAACTATTCTGCCGTTCTTGTACCTGGGAAATGAGCGTGATGCACAGGACCTTGACCAAATGCAAAGGCTGAACATTGGATACATTCTCAATGTCACCACGCACCTCCCACTATACCTCTATGACCTAGGGATATGCAAGTATAAACGCTTACCTGCCACCGACAGCAACAAGCAGAACCTACGTCAGTACTTTGAAGAAGCATTTGAATTTATAG AGATGGGATTGAAAGACCACAACAGCAGATGGAATGAGCTATGCAGGATGCACCAGGGACCACATTGGTGCCATCACTGCAACCCAGAACACAGAGGAGGTTTTGTGCTAGAGCAGTGTGTGATCAAGCCTTTAAAGCAAAATTGA